One region of Glycine max cultivar Williams 82 chromosome 9, Glycine_max_v4.0, whole genome shotgun sequence genomic DNA includes:
- the LOC100814269 gene encoding uncharacterized protein isoform X3, which yields MTMQISSKTFDRAPSIRQLFPPKNLEEGNGCDTCSVQFINHQCDTPESRIHQCYSSKPLMLEDGTPSPRNSISSIPSNSIEHAVSIYQQVDRSSTSAISPLQVNDQMVIQHINSSEPPSSSFPAFRDKVPMNLHMYLPLYRASLKGDWEKANEFLNLHPGAENAMISRGWETALHISAGARRTKFVEELVKRMRTTDLEIQNKDNNTALCFAAASGVTKIAKLMVDRNRNLPVIRGSEGVTPLYIATLLGQRDMVWYLYSVTNHEILKTEDYFSLLIAAISTDLYDFALHVLECQPQLATYHGLNGETALHVLAKKPSSFTSGIQLGIWERCIYPWIQVKLANDYRCQSSIFQSQAPLTFQVADNLLVTGLCQAVKYIGFEAVQKKKTLNAQALKLVQRLWELIVSSDEIQHGDLIKSPLSRPLFIAAESGIPEIVIELLYSYPDLLWKVDGQNRSLFHIAIMHRQEKIFNLIYDIGAHKDLITSYRDNNNHNILHLAGKLAPSEQLHVVSGAALQMQRELLWFKEVEKIIQPLFKEIKDSQGRTPQMLFTEEHKELAKEGEKWLKNTASSCMLVATLITTVMFAAIFTVPGGNNNNNGYPIFMHTTSFKVFALSDALALFSSVISVLMFLSILTSRYAQEDFLVSLPRRLSVGIATLFFSIITMLIAFGATFFIVLGHQLAWIVIPTTLVACIPAILFALLQFPLLVDTISCTYGAGVFSR from the exons ATGACAATGCAAATCTCAAGTAAAACATTTGATCGAGCACCAAGTATTCGGCAGCTATTTCCACCCAAAAATCTTGAGGAAGGCAACGGATGTGACACATGTTCTGTTCAGTTCATCAACCATCAGTGTGACACACCAGAAAGCAGAATCCATCAATGCTATAGTTCAAAACCACTTATGTTAGAAGATGGGACTCCTAGCCCCAGAAATTCCATATCTTCTATTCCTTCCAATTCCATTGAACATGCTGTATCAATATATCAACAAGTTGATCGGTCAAGTACTTCTGCGATTTCACCTCTTCAAGTTAATGATCAAATGGTTATTCAACACATTAATTCTTCAGAACCCCCCTCAAGTTCATTTCCGGCCTTCA GAGATAAAGTACCAATGAATCTTCACATGTATTTGCCCTTATATAGAGCTTCATTGAAAGGTGATTGGGAGAAGGCCAATGAGTTCCTAAATTTGCATCCTGGTGCGGAGAATGCCATGATTTCAAGAGGGTGGGAAACAGCTCTTCATATTTCAGCTGGGGCTCGACGCACCAAATTTGTGGAGGAACTTGTCAAAAGAATGAGAACTACAGACTTGGAAATTCAAAACAAAGATAACAACACTGCACTTTGTTTTGCTGCTGCATCTGGGGTTACCAAGATAGCAAAGCTGATGGTTGATAGGAATAGAAACTTGCCTGTTATACGAGGTAGTGAAGGTGTGACACCACTTTATATAGCTACATTACTGGGCCAAAGGGACATGGTTTGGTATCTCTATTCAGTGACCAATCATgagattttaaaaactgaagaCTACTTTAGCCTATTGATTGCTGCTATATCTACAGATTTATATG ATTTTGCCTTACATGTACTTGAGTGTCAACCACAATTAGCAACTTATCATGGTTTGAATGGGGAGACAGCTTTACACGTGTTAGCAAAAAAACCTTCATCATTTACCAGTGGCATTCAACTAGGAATCTGGGAAAGATGCATCTATCCAT ggATCCAAGTCAAACTAGCAAATGACTATAGATGCCAGTCTAGCATCTTCCAATCCCAGGCACCTTTGACTTTTCAAG ttgcagATAACCTATTGGTGACTGGACTCTGTCAGGCTGTAAAATATATTG GATTTGAAGCAGTTCAGAAGAAAAAGACATTGAACGCACAGGCATTAAAGTTAGTGCAACGTCTTTGGGAACTGATAGTGTCTTCAGACGAAATACAACATGGAGACTTAATTAAAAGCCCTTTGTCACGGCCCCTATTTATTGCTGCTGAATCTGGGATACCTGAGATTGTAATTGAGCTTCTTTACTCATATCCAGATCTACTTTGGAAAGTTGACGGCCAAAATAGAAGTCTTTTTCACATTGCAATCATGCATCGTCAGGAGAAAATATTTAACCTGATTTATGACATAGGGGCACACAAGGATCTGATAACTTCATACAGAGATAATAACAATCACAATATACTGCATTTGGCTGGAAAATTGGCCCCTTCAGAACAACTTCATGTTGTATCTGGTGCAGCGCTGCAGATGCAAAGGGAATTATTGTGGTTCAAG GAGGTGGAAAAGATCATACAGCCTCTATTCAAGGAGATTAAGGATTCTCAAGGTAGGACACCTCAAATGTTATTCACTGAGGAACACAAGGAGTTGGCCAAAGAAGGAGAGAAGTGGCTGAAGAACACTGCTTCATCATGCATGCTAGTTGCAACACTTATTACCACTGTGATGTTTGCAGCAATCTTTACAGTACCAGGCgggaacaacaacaataatggaTATCCCATTTTTATGCACACTACATCCTTCAAAGTTTTCGCTCTCTCAGATGCTCTTGCATTGTTCTCCTCAGTAATATCTGTATTGATGTTTTTGTCCATACTCACCTCAAGATATGCACAGGAAGATTTCCTTGTGTCACTACCTAGAAGGTTGAGTGTTGGCATTGCAACCCTTTTCTTCTCCATCATTACAATGCTCATAGCTTTTGGTGCAACATTTTTCATTGTACTTGGACATCAATTGGCTTGGATTGTCATTCCAACAACCCTTGTTGCTTGTATCCCTGCAATATTGTTTGCCCTTTTACAGTTTCCTCTTCTTGTTGATACAATCTCATGTACATATGGAGCTGGCGTATTTTCTCGTTGA
- the LOC100814269 gene encoding uncharacterized protein isoform X1, with protein MTMQISSKTFDRAPSIRQLFPPKNLEEGNGCDTCSVQFINHQCDTPESRIHQCYSSKPLMLEDGTPSPRNSISSIPSNSIEHAVSIYQQVDRSSTSAISPLQVNDQMVIQHINSSEPPSSSFPAFRDKVPMNLHMYLPLYRASLKGDWEKANEFLNLHPGAENAMISRGWETALHISAGARRTKFVEELVKRMRTTDLEIQNKDNNTALCFAAASGVTKIAKLMVDRNRNLPVIRGSEGVTPLYIATLLGQRDMVWYLYSVTNHEILKTEDYFSLLIAAISTDLYDFALHVLECQPQLATYHGLNGETALHVLAKKPSSFTSGIQLGIWERCIYPWIQVKLANDYRCQSSIFQSQAPLTFQVADNLLVTGLCQAVKYIVPGFEAVQKKKTLNAQALKLVQRLWELIVSSDEIQHGDLIKSPLSRPLFIAAESGIPEIVIELLYSYPDLLWKVDGQNRSLFHIAIMHRQEKIFNLIYDIGAHKDLITSYRDNNNHNILHLAGKLAPSEQLHVVSGAALQMQRELLWFKEVEKIIQPLFKEIKDSQGRTPQMLFTEEHKELAKEGEKWLKNTASSCMLVATLITTVMFAAIFTVPGGNNNNNGYPIFMHTTSFKVFALSDALALFSSVISVLMFLSILTSRYAQEDFLVSLPRRLSVGIATLFFSIITMLIAFGATFFIVLGHQLAWIVIPTTLVACIPAILFALLQFPLLVDTISCTYGAGVFSR; from the exons ATGACAATGCAAATCTCAAGTAAAACATTTGATCGAGCACCAAGTATTCGGCAGCTATTTCCACCCAAAAATCTTGAGGAAGGCAACGGATGTGACACATGTTCTGTTCAGTTCATCAACCATCAGTGTGACACACCAGAAAGCAGAATCCATCAATGCTATAGTTCAAAACCACTTATGTTAGAAGATGGGACTCCTAGCCCCAGAAATTCCATATCTTCTATTCCTTCCAATTCCATTGAACATGCTGTATCAATATATCAACAAGTTGATCGGTCAAGTACTTCTGCGATTTCACCTCTTCAAGTTAATGATCAAATGGTTATTCAACACATTAATTCTTCAGAACCCCCCTCAAGTTCATTTCCGGCCTTCA GAGATAAAGTACCAATGAATCTTCACATGTATTTGCCCTTATATAGAGCTTCATTGAAAGGTGATTGGGAGAAGGCCAATGAGTTCCTAAATTTGCATCCTGGTGCGGAGAATGCCATGATTTCAAGAGGGTGGGAAACAGCTCTTCATATTTCAGCTGGGGCTCGACGCACCAAATTTGTGGAGGAACTTGTCAAAAGAATGAGAACTACAGACTTGGAAATTCAAAACAAAGATAACAACACTGCACTTTGTTTTGCTGCTGCATCTGGGGTTACCAAGATAGCAAAGCTGATGGTTGATAGGAATAGAAACTTGCCTGTTATACGAGGTAGTGAAGGTGTGACACCACTTTATATAGCTACATTACTGGGCCAAAGGGACATGGTTTGGTATCTCTATTCAGTGACCAATCATgagattttaaaaactgaagaCTACTTTAGCCTATTGATTGCTGCTATATCTACAGATTTATATG ATTTTGCCTTACATGTACTTGAGTGTCAACCACAATTAGCAACTTATCATGGTTTGAATGGGGAGACAGCTTTACACGTGTTAGCAAAAAAACCTTCATCATTTACCAGTGGCATTCAACTAGGAATCTGGGAAAGATGCATCTATCCAT ggATCCAAGTCAAACTAGCAAATGACTATAGATGCCAGTCTAGCATCTTCCAATCCCAGGCACCTTTGACTTTTCAAG ttgcagATAACCTATTGGTGACTGGACTCTGTCAGGCTGTAAAATATATTG TACCAGGATTTGAAGCAGTTCAGAAGAAAAAGACATTGAACGCACAGGCATTAAAGTTAGTGCAACGTCTTTGGGAACTGATAGTGTCTTCAGACGAAATACAACATGGAGACTTAATTAAAAGCCCTTTGTCACGGCCCCTATTTATTGCTGCTGAATCTGGGATACCTGAGATTGTAATTGAGCTTCTTTACTCATATCCAGATCTACTTTGGAAAGTTGACGGCCAAAATAGAAGTCTTTTTCACATTGCAATCATGCATCGTCAGGAGAAAATATTTAACCTGATTTATGACATAGGGGCACACAAGGATCTGATAACTTCATACAGAGATAATAACAATCACAATATACTGCATTTGGCTGGAAAATTGGCCCCTTCAGAACAACTTCATGTTGTATCTGGTGCAGCGCTGCAGATGCAAAGGGAATTATTGTGGTTCAAG GAGGTGGAAAAGATCATACAGCCTCTATTCAAGGAGATTAAGGATTCTCAAGGTAGGACACCTCAAATGTTATTCACTGAGGAACACAAGGAGTTGGCCAAAGAAGGAGAGAAGTGGCTGAAGAACACTGCTTCATCATGCATGCTAGTTGCAACACTTATTACCACTGTGATGTTTGCAGCAATCTTTACAGTACCAGGCgggaacaacaacaataatggaTATCCCATTTTTATGCACACTACATCCTTCAAAGTTTTCGCTCTCTCAGATGCTCTTGCATTGTTCTCCTCAGTAATATCTGTATTGATGTTTTTGTCCATACTCACCTCAAGATATGCACAGGAAGATTTCCTTGTGTCACTACCTAGAAGGTTGAGTGTTGGCATTGCAACCCTTTTCTTCTCCATCATTACAATGCTCATAGCTTTTGGTGCAACATTTTTCATTGTACTTGGACATCAATTGGCTTGGATTGTCATTCCAACAACCCTTGTTGCTTGTATCCCTGCAATATTGTTTGCCCTTTTACAGTTTCCTCTTCTTGTTGATACAATCTCATGTACATATGGAGCTGGCGTATTTTCTCGTTGA
- the LOC100814269 gene encoding uncharacterized protein isoform X4, whose amino-acid sequence MTMQISSKTFDRAPSIRQLFPPKNLEEGNGCDTCSVQFINHQCDTPESRIHQCYSSKPLMLEDGTPSPRNSISSIPSNSIEHAVSIYQQVDRSSTSAISPLQVNDQMVIQHINSSEPPSSSFPAFRDKVPMNLHMYLPLYRASLKGDWEKANEFLNLHPGAENAMISRGWETALHISAGARRTKFVEELVKRMRTTDLEIQNKDNNTALCFAAASGVTKIAKLMVDRNRNLPVIRGSEGVTPLYIATLLGQRDMVWYLYSVTNHEILKTEDYFSLLIAAISTDLYDFALHVLECQPQLATYHGLNGETALHVLAKKPSSFTSGIQLGIWERCIYPWIQVKLANDYRCQSSIFQSQAPLTFQDNLLVTGLCQAVKYIGFEAVQKKKTLNAQALKLVQRLWELIVSSDEIQHGDLIKSPLSRPLFIAAESGIPEIVIELLYSYPDLLWKVDGQNRSLFHIAIMHRQEKIFNLIYDIGAHKDLITSYRDNNNHNILHLAGKLAPSEQLHVVSGAALQMQRELLWFKEVEKIIQPLFKEIKDSQGRTPQMLFTEEHKELAKEGEKWLKNTASSCMLVATLITTVMFAAIFTVPGGNNNNNGYPIFMHTTSFKVFALSDALALFSSVISVLMFLSILTSRYAQEDFLVSLPRRLSVGIATLFFSIITMLIAFGATFFIVLGHQLAWIVIPTTLVACIPAILFALLQFPLLVDTISCTYGAGVFSR is encoded by the exons ATGACAATGCAAATCTCAAGTAAAACATTTGATCGAGCACCAAGTATTCGGCAGCTATTTCCACCCAAAAATCTTGAGGAAGGCAACGGATGTGACACATGTTCTGTTCAGTTCATCAACCATCAGTGTGACACACCAGAAAGCAGAATCCATCAATGCTATAGTTCAAAACCACTTATGTTAGAAGATGGGACTCCTAGCCCCAGAAATTCCATATCTTCTATTCCTTCCAATTCCATTGAACATGCTGTATCAATATATCAACAAGTTGATCGGTCAAGTACTTCTGCGATTTCACCTCTTCAAGTTAATGATCAAATGGTTATTCAACACATTAATTCTTCAGAACCCCCCTCAAGTTCATTTCCGGCCTTCA GAGATAAAGTACCAATGAATCTTCACATGTATTTGCCCTTATATAGAGCTTCATTGAAAGGTGATTGGGAGAAGGCCAATGAGTTCCTAAATTTGCATCCTGGTGCGGAGAATGCCATGATTTCAAGAGGGTGGGAAACAGCTCTTCATATTTCAGCTGGGGCTCGACGCACCAAATTTGTGGAGGAACTTGTCAAAAGAATGAGAACTACAGACTTGGAAATTCAAAACAAAGATAACAACACTGCACTTTGTTTTGCTGCTGCATCTGGGGTTACCAAGATAGCAAAGCTGATGGTTGATAGGAATAGAAACTTGCCTGTTATACGAGGTAGTGAAGGTGTGACACCACTTTATATAGCTACATTACTGGGCCAAAGGGACATGGTTTGGTATCTCTATTCAGTGACCAATCATgagattttaaaaactgaagaCTACTTTAGCCTATTGATTGCTGCTATATCTACAGATTTATATG ATTTTGCCTTACATGTACTTGAGTGTCAACCACAATTAGCAACTTATCATGGTTTGAATGGGGAGACAGCTTTACACGTGTTAGCAAAAAAACCTTCATCATTTACCAGTGGCATTCAACTAGGAATCTGGGAAAGATGCATCTATCCAT ggATCCAAGTCAAACTAGCAAATGACTATAGATGCCAGTCTAGCATCTTCCAATCCCAGGCACCTTTGACTTTTCAAG ATAACCTATTGGTGACTGGACTCTGTCAGGCTGTAAAATATATTG GATTTGAAGCAGTTCAGAAGAAAAAGACATTGAACGCACAGGCATTAAAGTTAGTGCAACGTCTTTGGGAACTGATAGTGTCTTCAGACGAAATACAACATGGAGACTTAATTAAAAGCCCTTTGTCACGGCCCCTATTTATTGCTGCTGAATCTGGGATACCTGAGATTGTAATTGAGCTTCTTTACTCATATCCAGATCTACTTTGGAAAGTTGACGGCCAAAATAGAAGTCTTTTTCACATTGCAATCATGCATCGTCAGGAGAAAATATTTAACCTGATTTATGACATAGGGGCACACAAGGATCTGATAACTTCATACAGAGATAATAACAATCACAATATACTGCATTTGGCTGGAAAATTGGCCCCTTCAGAACAACTTCATGTTGTATCTGGTGCAGCGCTGCAGATGCAAAGGGAATTATTGTGGTTCAAG GAGGTGGAAAAGATCATACAGCCTCTATTCAAGGAGATTAAGGATTCTCAAGGTAGGACACCTCAAATGTTATTCACTGAGGAACACAAGGAGTTGGCCAAAGAAGGAGAGAAGTGGCTGAAGAACACTGCTTCATCATGCATGCTAGTTGCAACACTTATTACCACTGTGATGTTTGCAGCAATCTTTACAGTACCAGGCgggaacaacaacaataatggaTATCCCATTTTTATGCACACTACATCCTTCAAAGTTTTCGCTCTCTCAGATGCTCTTGCATTGTTCTCCTCAGTAATATCTGTATTGATGTTTTTGTCCATACTCACCTCAAGATATGCACAGGAAGATTTCCTTGTGTCACTACCTAGAAGGTTGAGTGTTGGCATTGCAACCCTTTTCTTCTCCATCATTACAATGCTCATAGCTTTTGGTGCAACATTTTTCATTGTACTTGGACATCAATTGGCTTGGATTGTCATTCCAACAACCCTTGTTGCTTGTATCCCTGCAATATTGTTTGCCCTTTTACAGTTTCCTCTTCTTGTTGATACAATCTCATGTACATATGGAGCTGGCGTATTTTCTCGTTGA
- the LOC100814269 gene encoding uncharacterized protein isoform X2 — protein MTMQISSKTFDRAPSIRQLFPPKNLEEGNGCDTCSVQFINHQCDTPESRIHQCYSSKPLMLEDGTPSPRNSISSIPSNSIEHAVSIYQQVDRSSTSAISPLQVNDQMVIQHINSSEPPSSSFPAFRDKVPMNLHMYLPLYRASLKGDWEKANEFLNLHPGAENAMISRGWETALHISAGARRTKFVEELVKRMRTTDLEIQNKDNNTALCFAAASGVTKIAKLMVDRNRNLPVIRGSEGVTPLYIATLLGQRDMVWYLYSVTNHEILKTEDYFSLLIAAISTDLYDFALHVLECQPQLATYHGLNGETALHVLAKKPSSFTSGIQLGIWERCIYPWIQVKLANDYRCQSSIFQSQAPLTFQDNLLVTGLCQAVKYIVPGFEAVQKKKTLNAQALKLVQRLWELIVSSDEIQHGDLIKSPLSRPLFIAAESGIPEIVIELLYSYPDLLWKVDGQNRSLFHIAIMHRQEKIFNLIYDIGAHKDLITSYRDNNNHNILHLAGKLAPSEQLHVVSGAALQMQRELLWFKEVEKIIQPLFKEIKDSQGRTPQMLFTEEHKELAKEGEKWLKNTASSCMLVATLITTVMFAAIFTVPGGNNNNNGYPIFMHTTSFKVFALSDALALFSSVISVLMFLSILTSRYAQEDFLVSLPRRLSVGIATLFFSIITMLIAFGATFFIVLGHQLAWIVIPTTLVACIPAILFALLQFPLLVDTISCTYGAGVFSR, from the exons ATGACAATGCAAATCTCAAGTAAAACATTTGATCGAGCACCAAGTATTCGGCAGCTATTTCCACCCAAAAATCTTGAGGAAGGCAACGGATGTGACACATGTTCTGTTCAGTTCATCAACCATCAGTGTGACACACCAGAAAGCAGAATCCATCAATGCTATAGTTCAAAACCACTTATGTTAGAAGATGGGACTCCTAGCCCCAGAAATTCCATATCTTCTATTCCTTCCAATTCCATTGAACATGCTGTATCAATATATCAACAAGTTGATCGGTCAAGTACTTCTGCGATTTCACCTCTTCAAGTTAATGATCAAATGGTTATTCAACACATTAATTCTTCAGAACCCCCCTCAAGTTCATTTCCGGCCTTCA GAGATAAAGTACCAATGAATCTTCACATGTATTTGCCCTTATATAGAGCTTCATTGAAAGGTGATTGGGAGAAGGCCAATGAGTTCCTAAATTTGCATCCTGGTGCGGAGAATGCCATGATTTCAAGAGGGTGGGAAACAGCTCTTCATATTTCAGCTGGGGCTCGACGCACCAAATTTGTGGAGGAACTTGTCAAAAGAATGAGAACTACAGACTTGGAAATTCAAAACAAAGATAACAACACTGCACTTTGTTTTGCTGCTGCATCTGGGGTTACCAAGATAGCAAAGCTGATGGTTGATAGGAATAGAAACTTGCCTGTTATACGAGGTAGTGAAGGTGTGACACCACTTTATATAGCTACATTACTGGGCCAAAGGGACATGGTTTGGTATCTCTATTCAGTGACCAATCATgagattttaaaaactgaagaCTACTTTAGCCTATTGATTGCTGCTATATCTACAGATTTATATG ATTTTGCCTTACATGTACTTGAGTGTCAACCACAATTAGCAACTTATCATGGTTTGAATGGGGAGACAGCTTTACACGTGTTAGCAAAAAAACCTTCATCATTTACCAGTGGCATTCAACTAGGAATCTGGGAAAGATGCATCTATCCAT ggATCCAAGTCAAACTAGCAAATGACTATAGATGCCAGTCTAGCATCTTCCAATCCCAGGCACCTTTGACTTTTCAAG ATAACCTATTGGTGACTGGACTCTGTCAGGCTGTAAAATATATTG TACCAGGATTTGAAGCAGTTCAGAAGAAAAAGACATTGAACGCACAGGCATTAAAGTTAGTGCAACGTCTTTGGGAACTGATAGTGTCTTCAGACGAAATACAACATGGAGACTTAATTAAAAGCCCTTTGTCACGGCCCCTATTTATTGCTGCTGAATCTGGGATACCTGAGATTGTAATTGAGCTTCTTTACTCATATCCAGATCTACTTTGGAAAGTTGACGGCCAAAATAGAAGTCTTTTTCACATTGCAATCATGCATCGTCAGGAGAAAATATTTAACCTGATTTATGACATAGGGGCACACAAGGATCTGATAACTTCATACAGAGATAATAACAATCACAATATACTGCATTTGGCTGGAAAATTGGCCCCTTCAGAACAACTTCATGTTGTATCTGGTGCAGCGCTGCAGATGCAAAGGGAATTATTGTGGTTCAAG GAGGTGGAAAAGATCATACAGCCTCTATTCAAGGAGATTAAGGATTCTCAAGGTAGGACACCTCAAATGTTATTCACTGAGGAACACAAGGAGTTGGCCAAAGAAGGAGAGAAGTGGCTGAAGAACACTGCTTCATCATGCATGCTAGTTGCAACACTTATTACCACTGTGATGTTTGCAGCAATCTTTACAGTACCAGGCgggaacaacaacaataatggaTATCCCATTTTTATGCACACTACATCCTTCAAAGTTTTCGCTCTCTCAGATGCTCTTGCATTGTTCTCCTCAGTAATATCTGTATTGATGTTTTTGTCCATACTCACCTCAAGATATGCACAGGAAGATTTCCTTGTGTCACTACCTAGAAGGTTGAGTGTTGGCATTGCAACCCTTTTCTTCTCCATCATTACAATGCTCATAGCTTTTGGTGCAACATTTTTCATTGTACTTGGACATCAATTGGCTTGGATTGTCATTCCAACAACCCTTGTTGCTTGTATCCCTGCAATATTGTTTGCCCTTTTACAGTTTCCTCTTCTTGTTGATACAATCTCATGTACATATGGAGCTGGCGTATTTTCTCGTTGA
- the LOC100804451 gene encoding non-specific lipid-transfer protein A, with the protein MKKVFVAFLALQVVLVLTIMAADPAGKGYDCEKAKRSLKSCMEYLTGNVDSPSAACCNGVKELKASAPTKDEKIAECQCIEEALTPIPNFKQDRAIALPKECGVDAGFPIPKNFTCSSIS; encoded by the exons atgaaaaaagttttCGTAGCATTCTTAGCTCTGCAAGTTGTGTTAGTCCTTACAATTATGGCTGCAGATCCAGCAGGGAAGGGCTACGATTGTGAAAAGGCAAAAAGGTCACTAAAGTCTTGCATGGAATACCTCACTGGTAATGTTGATAGCCCTTCAGCTGCATGTTGCAATGGTGTCAAGGAATTGAAAGCATCAGCACcaacaaaagatgaaaaaattgcTGAATGTCAGTGCATTGAAGAAGCACTAACTCCCATTCCTAACTTCAAGCAAGACAGAGCCATTGCACTTCCTAAGGAATGTGGTGTTGATGCGGGCTTTCCCATCCCCAAGAACTTCACTTGTAGCAg cataTCTTGA